The DNA window TTAAATTCACTGTTGGCAAAGTGCTGTTCCATACAGGGaaatttttaataaacaaGGGAGTGTTCCTTAATTacactgaggggggggggagatttttactcaagacaccttaaaatttcagacCCCCTGTTTAAtcgtaaacattttttttggtaCCCCCCCTTTCAGAACCCCaggattttctttctttttcccttAGAGGACCTTTTTCTCTGAGCCCcccttttggtggttaaaaattttcggagcccccctcaatatcttcCCTCCCCATCCTttggtgtatttaatgaacactccctaagctATCGGATATTGTACATCACACCTTGGTCGGCACTTAGaggaagttttattaaaatctattAGAGATATTCCGAGAAATtagcttatttttattttcagtcacTGTTATTTACCTACTTTGAAATTTGcccctaaaaaaatccataggcgggcaaggattttttttaccattgttATTTAGCTACCTCTTATTTCTAATAGCAAACCAAAACTGAAAACAATTGGTTTTGTTGATTGTAAGTTTTAGGGGCCAATCCTGGGACTATTTCAAAATGAAGAAATTgaacttttttgcttttttagccGCCATGTAATATTTCGCCGATTAATTTTTTCGGGAACAGTATCGAATCTCCTTAAATGCAAAGGTTTGTTGGAATTCACATGGTTGTTGACTGATGATACACAAATTCCCCTTACATGCTTTTATACTGCCTCATGGAATGACCTACTAAAACGTTTTGAGTGGACCAATCAGTGTGTGTGTATGATCTCAATaaatttataatattatttatgTGCAATAGCATTTCTTTATCATAAGGCTACATACCATCATTTTTAGTATTCTTTAAGTCAGACATAATAGTGTGTTTTATGAGGTTATATAGCACTTATTACTTTGGCAACATATTGAATAACAAGTTATCAAAACAGCTacaaactataaaaaaaaacatgaggaCAAAGAGAAATTCATACCTTTTTTCGTTGGTGATGGAGCAATAGTTGTAGGCATTGAAGTTGTACCATTAGCTGGCGACTCTGTTGATGCTGTTGTTGGGATGGTTGTCACATTTGGTGCAGTTGGAGTAACAGTGGGTGTTGTAGGCGTCACAGTTGGTAGGGGTGTGTGTGTAACTGATGCTGATGGTACCACTGAGGAACTAGATGCTGTGTGAGATGCTGAAGTGCTTATGGAAGGCAACACAGATGTAGAAACCTGGGCGGCAGTTGGAGTAACAGTGGGTGTTGTAGGCGTCACAGTTGGTAGGGGTGTGTGTGTAACTGATGCTGATGGTACCACTGAGGAACTAGATGCTGTGTGAGATGCTGAAGTGCTTATGGAAGGCAACACAGATGTAGAAACCTTGGCGGCAGTTGGAGTAACAGTGGGTGTTGTAGGCGTCACAGTTGGTAGGGGTGTGTGTGTAACTGATGCTGATGGTACCACTGAGGAACTAGATGCTGTGTGAGATGCTGAAGTGCTTATGGATGGCAACACAGATGTAGAAACCTGGGCGGCAGTTGACAGGTAGACGAGGCTTGGAGAGGACCATAAAGAGGCGACAGGGGTACTTTGCCCTACAATAAAATGTGAGGATAATGCTACTCATCATACTTTCAACAGcatcaaaaaataaataaaatgattgcTATATAACCTATAATCATATTGTTCAAAAACCTTGGCTGGTATCATGTTTCAAGAACAATTTTTTAACAACATATATTTGTCCATAAATATAAGAAACACTGCCTGTGAAACGACCGTCATACTTATTCTCTTAGGCTGCACATGCGTTGTAAGGTAGACCATTTCCAAGAAATAATGCACGATTGCGTGATAAGTGCAGATTTCCTAACAACAACTTTGCTGGTCGATATTTCGTTTTCTTTACGGTACGCTTCAAGATTACCTGTCTCATTGCTATGTGCCTTCGCTGTAAAGACGCCAACTGAAGCCAAAGTTGCAAgccaaacaaacagaaaaccCACGTAGCTCGCCATGTTGCCGTTCCATTGGAGATGCGCCTGCAAACAATAAGATGCGGTTTCTCACCTTTTTCGGAAGACTCTCGGAGAGTAATCGGAAAGATATAAATTATGAAACATTTGTCGCCTACAAACCTcaggtaataaaaaaataacacgaTTGTATGATAAATGGTATAAAGCTGTCTCTAAGCATCAATCAAACCACATCGAACCTCACCCTCTCACTACTTTGAATAAAGAATGTTGTCTTCAATGAGGATTGGATTATATCAAATTTCATTGGAGAATCAAAAATATTATGTATTAGATTGAATCTGTAACTGTAAAGCAATTTGCAACAATACGCCAAAAAAGTTGCTTCTttaacacaggaaacccaagtCACATCTTGGTCAGCGGTGTTCCTCTTTACCTCCATTTCATCATCTCGTGTAGCAGGTTTTGAATGGTTTTGAGGCAGCTTTTCAGTAAAAACTTGTCGCTCTCTTTTTACCTAGTGCCACAAGCCACACGGATTCATTTCTCTCGAGGTCTCAGCAACATGGATAGCTCTCTAACTGCTAAGGATATTCGTCGGAAGTTTATAGATTTCTTCGTTGAAAAACACAACCACACGTTTGTCCCTTCGTCCTCTGTAATTCCTCATGAAGATCCTACGCTGTTATTCGCTAACGCTGGAATGAATCAGGTCAGTATTAGGGAACATCAAAACTGTACTTAAATCAAACCGTTGTcacttaaaaaaacattgtacgAAAAAGTATTTTCCCATTATTTTAACCTACTTAAGTTATTATATCTAAATGACAATATGTGATTTACAACATTTTTTCGCTAGAGGGTGTGTTTGTTGAGGGAGGTtggggagagggagaggggtaCGCTGTCTGACCTAATCCCCACCCAGACATTAACCAGGACATTATTCCATGTTCCAGTACAAGTCAATATTCTTGGGGACTGTAGACCCAAACAGCGACATGTCAAAACTGAAGCGTGCCGTCAACAGTCAGAAGTGTATTCGTGCTGGGGGGAAACATAATGATTTGGAAGATGTCGGCAAGGATGTTTATCACCACACTTTCTTTGAGATGTTGGGGAATTGGTCGTTTGGCGACTTTTTTAAGGTGGGTACTGTGCCATGAACCTTTTGTTTT is part of the Nematostella vectensis chromosome 13, jaNemVect1.1, whole genome shotgun sequence genome and encodes:
- the LOC125559087 gene encoding mucin-2-like → MASYVGFLFVWLATLASVGVFTAKAHSNETGQSTPVASLWSSPSLVYLSTAAQVSTSVLPSISTSASHTASSSSVVPSASVTHTPLPTVTPTTPTVTPTAAKVSTSVLPSISTSASHTASSSSVVPSASVTHTPLPTVTPTTPTVTPTAAQVSTSVLPSISTSASHTASSSSVVPSASVTHTPLPTVTPTTPTVTPTAPNVTTIPTTASTESPANGTTSMPTTIAPSPTKKGDHSSHISQHELDAQIRYKWVAVTFCLLFAVGFVVMTIMFMRQRKMYHEMEGDVSLARLI